GAAGTGACACACGCATAAACATCgatatttcttttgaaatcaacataaaaaactatatgattaattcatgtttatcgaaaaaaaagtcaaaagttAATTCAACTCTGAGAAATTACACAGCTTAGAcatcatattttctttgaaaccaatataaaaaactatatgatTAATTCATATTCATCGAAAAAATTTTCACcactattaataaaaatatatcaaaaactccaaaagaaagaagaagaaaagccCTTCCCCCCAAATCAGAAGATTTCACTCAATTTTTGTTCAAACTCTACATTAGcggtgttttgatgatttctgaGCAAATTGAAGAATTTCTTCAATGGGAGCGTTAACGAGCAACAGGAAGCGAGGTAATGATTTCTTCTCTTCGAACAGCAAAACCCCACtttcaaatttgtcgaaaaagCTCAAACTTTCAGTCCTGAATCCGCCATTAGCAAGTAAATCAACTGTAGAAAGGTTTTTCAAGTACCCAGATCCGATAAACCCAATTGGAAGAGAGGTTCATGCTCCTTGTAGGAAATTGAGATTTGGGTCGAAGCAAACGAAGTCgaacattttgaattataagGGCGTTTTGGAATATTCAGGTTCTGAAATGGGTAATTGTCTATCGAGAAAGCATGAGGAAACTAAAAGAAGTGATTTTTATGGTTTGAGGAAAGATATTGAAGTGATAGATATTGATGGTGATGATGCTAAAGAGGGGGGTTCTGAGGATTCGAGTATTGAGGAAGTGGTAGCTTGGGGTTGTAAAAAAAGTGATTTAGATATTGCTGCTGCTGCTAATGATTTGGAGGATTCGAGTATCGAGGAATTGGAAAGACGGGGTTGTGAAAAAAGTGATCTTTTGGGTCAGGAGGTTGATGATGATGTGAAGATTTTGGATGGTTATGACGGTAAGGATTCATCCGTGTTAACTACGGGTTTGGATGATGAAAATTTGAAGGAAGAGAGTGTGGTAAAGATGATAGACTCATTAGCTATGAACCCCAAGTCAGATTCCTACTTCTATGTCCCTTTGTATAGGAAACTTCTTGGTTCAGTCGGGAAAATAAGTGATAAGCTGAAACGATTACAGTTCCAGATAGAATTGAATGAGAAGAGTCTCGAAACGAATAGGTTATTGCGGcctcaaaagaaagaagaacaGGTTAAAGAGGTAGCGTGATATAATCTGCTTTATGGTGTGAATTCACATGTGTTCATAGTTTAATTTCGTCATTTTGGTGTTTATTAACTTGCAGGATGCGATTTCAGAACCATTTGTGCCTCTAACTGAAGAGGAACATGATGAGGTTACTTGTGCTTTATCTAAATCCAATCGGTATGATTTGTACAccattttattttgtactagGTTTAATTTGCAATCTCTTCATATGTTGTATCTGTCTAATTGTGTTTAGGAGAAAGGTTTTGGTAACCCATAAAAGCTCCAATATTGATATTACTGGAGAAATATTGCAATGTTTGAGACCTGGGGCATGGTTGAATGACGAGGTGATACTTTACGCTCATTTTCCTATTCAGGGACAGGAGAGTTTACGATTTAGAGAAGCTGAAtatggaaaagaagaaaaaataaaattaattttgatgtCATGGATGGATTGTTTTTTGGCAGGTTATCAATGTATATCTTGAACTGTTAAGGGAGAGAGAGAAAAGGGAGCCACAGAagtttttgaaatgtcatttcTTTAACACATTCTTTTACAAGAAGGTCAGTTCGTTGAGTTTCAGCTCAAAATTTAAGTTCTACAACTATTGTCAGCTGATACAGAGGCTTGGTCTATGATAGTTATCTGAAAGTGAAAGTGTGGCCTGTTGATTTATGTCTGTTGTCTACTTTTCAATGTCCAAGACAATACTGTAGTtcatcaataagaaaaataagttcatcatataagaaaagttttttagttatgtatataaatagaaGATGTTTTGTCTGAAGTGTGGAAACATCAGattgtatgtgtatatacataGATATAAGTTACTATCCATAGatgtattttctttctttataacAGACACTACACAGACTCCTGTGCCACTCTTCAAGTACCTATGGTTGGAAATGGTCTTCAATGATTTCTGCAGTTGATTTAGATTCTGTATGGAATGTGATGACTAGTGCTTGCAATGAAATGCCATCTCAGTCTGTATATTTGCCTAAACATGTCACACCCTATTTCCCTAGACCTGATATattcacaaaatattttatttgtatactGCTTCTGCTTCTTAGTCCATACTCTACAATGGATGAACTATGGTTATTATTGACACCATTTGGTTTCTCTCTCGTGGTTAATATCACGTTTATTAAAAATATCTGATTTTGTTCACATTGTAAGTTGCAATGTCAATTACTGATTTTTATCACCTTACTGAAACTATGTGTGAGAATTTAATTGAAGATCTGCCTTTTCGTGGAAATATTACTGCATTTGCAGTTGACAAGTGGCACGGGAGGCTATAACTATCAATCTGTGAGAAGATGGACATCCCAAAGAAAGCTGGGTTACTCCCTCCTTGAGTGCGATAAAGTAAAAGTTCTTTGATTTGTTTCCCTGTTCCTACTTTGTTTTGCTCTCTGCTGTGTACTAATTTGATTCTCCTAATTTACTTAGATATTTGTCCCTATCCACAAAGAAATACATTGGTGTTTAGCTGTTATCAATAAAAAGGATCAGAAGTTCCAATATCTTGATTCACTCAGAGGAAAGGATAGAAATGTGCTGAAAGTGCTGGTAAGTTTGGTATCTGTTCAAAGGAAAACTTGTTGAGACATGTTACCTTgtcttttcataattttatttgtgactGGGAAAAGGGTGTAGAGGAAAGATCATGTTTCTGGATTTTTTGCTCTAGCTTGATGGATGTTACAATTTGCTGATATCGATGTGCAGGCTACTTACTTTGTTGATGAGGTAAAGGACAAGAGTGGGAAATACATTGATGTTAGTTCATGGATGGAAGAGTTTGTTGAGGACCTTCCAGAGCAAAAGAATGGGTGTGTTGACACTTTGGTCTTATGATTCTTCCCAAACATATTTGTGACTCTGATATTATTACTGCTATTTTCTGTTCACCTCTTCAGTTGATTGAGTTTTATTGGAGATTGTTCTGTAGTTCTTATAGAAACTTAGAACGAGAAGTAGGCATTTTCTATAGGTTGACCTTAGTTTTGCACTTCCCCTGCCATATGTGAGTTGTTATGTACTTCGCTTTGACCTGCCAAACCATGCTGCAACATTGGCTTTCATTTGGTTGCTATATGGAGTGTCTCTCTACAAGGCACGATTAGTTGACATTCTGCTGATATCGTGGGAAATCTTGGCCTGTTTAAGCATAGCAATGTTCGGCCTCATATTAGTAAAGATGCTCGTCCTAATCCATTTAATTCGACGTTATTTTGTGTGGACTTGAGCCTAATTCTTAACTTATAATTACTACATGCTCTGCTAGATATGACAAATAGTAGTCGAAAAGTATGAAGATTTTTTGCTTCTCCTGATATAATTCCTTGAAGCCTCATTTGACAGTGGATGAGAAATTCCGTATCCTACTGGCGTAGAATTACTTAAATGCCATTGGGTGCTACAACATgctttgttcttttatttagaatttctttCCAACTTATAGTTGGTTAGTTTGCAGAGAAACTTCTTGGTCTTGGACAAATTGTTTTCAGaagaatgaaatgttatttATGTATGCTAAGCCCACACAGAATTACAGTTACTTCAATCAAAGTTAGAATGCATAAATGTTTTCTGTAAATGTTCCAACATTCCGCAGTCGGATATATACATAGGCTATATCCAAGTTTGTTATCTGATTAGTTATTGCTATGTGAAGGTGTTCtccttatttgaaaaaaaagagttattCTTGTTATTACAGCAAATTGTATTGTGTTTCTTGTGCTTTCCTTGTGAATCTGATTTTAGAGATACTTGCTTCTGTCCTATATTACAgtaaattttccttttatgCAAGAAAATTGATTAACTTCAGATCTATCTTCTGTTGGTTTTTGTGTGTTATCATTTGATCAGACTGGGAACTTTCGTTGTAAACAGGTATGACTGCGGTgtgtttatgataaaaaatgcAGATTTCTACAGCAGAGATATAGGACTCTGTTTTAATCAGGTAAGCTATAAGCTGCATCATTTTCTGACACTTATTTACCCTCGAAACACATCACACATACCAACTCTGAATGAGAAGACAAAGAAACATtgagttttgagaaaaaatgtaAGAGGCAACTTTCAATTTTGCTGCGGCAGTCCAGCTTGAGATAGGACCATTCGAAATCTCATGATACTCTCGactctttttcatcttttagtGCAGTCTGTTCCGGAAAATAGAAGTTTTTTCTGCAAAAATGTCATGACGTGTTCAAGATTCAAAGTTCCAAAAGtcgtttttcttttttgaaatccATGCCTATTCAAACACCTTCATATAAAACGAAAAGGAGTGAAGTAGTTTTTTGCACCATTTTACTTGGAAAACTCTCAACTTAGCTCATAACTCAATTATTTCTGCAAAAGTCATGCTAATGTGAAGTCTATGTGTTGTTTCCTTTTTATCTGTAGGGAGACATGCCATATTTTAGGATGAGGACTGCCAAGGAGCTCTTAAGGTTGAAAGCAGATTAAACTAAGTTGCGTtgactcttcacttttgatgcTGCAGCCGTGTCAGATTCTCCAAAATACATTAAGTTTCGACAAAGGAAAAGTTATATAGATCAATAGTTAGTCAACGCGAAGCCAACTATTTCGTGAAGACGTTTATAGTATGATTTTGTCAGTATATGATGTAACTAGAAAAACTTGATTTTGTACGTTAGAGTTTGGAACTGCTTCTTTAGCATGATGTCATTAATCTTGTAGAGCATTCAAATTTCACTCGGTTTGGATGAATTCTTGAGTTTTAAACATGCGTGATTCTTTCTCCTTTTGTAAATAGTCTTTATGGGTCTATTAACTCCTAAGTGAAACATGTACAATCTTACGCAAATTCATGTTATTTACTTTCAAGTTTCAcaatttcatgtatttttttcgtataaattttaaatatttaaattttttatttcaaatatcgaattgatgtaatctaatttaactttgaaaattagtcaaattgactttcgaaaagcgcaATGCGACAATCAGAAGTGGATTGAAAGAGTATTTCTTACCAAATGAGCATAACACAACTCATTGTTTAATACTACACATGTATTagacttacttttttttttccgctactactttttcttcttgattatcAATTTTCAATAATCCTCTTATCTTCTCACGTTGAATGGTGCAATTTTCCAAATTCGATTTCCGATTGTGAGCTTCCATCTTTGTAAGATGGTTCTTAAATAACATTAAGATATGACACCGtacattcaaattttaattctgAACTTGATTTCTACCTTAAAGTGATGAATATCTTTTCACATcataacttttcaaattcttccATTATGAGATTTATGATTACGATTAGAAGCTATATGATTTCTATATTAAAGTGATGAATAACTTTCTATATTATAACTTATCAAATTCTTCCattatgaaatttatgattacGATTAAAAGcaatatcaatatattcatttattaatttagtaGAGGAGcgaaatggtaattcaactttgcaGTTTGGATCTTCTCACTTacaataatatatgatgatatgataacAGAAA
This portion of the Solanum pennellii chromosome 12, SPENNV200 genome encodes:
- the LOC107005305 gene encoding ubiquitin-like-specific protease ESD4, whose product is MGALTSNRKRGNDFFSSNSKTPLSNLSKKLKLSVLNPPLASKSTVERFFKYPDPINPIGREVHAPCRKLRFGSKQTKSNILNYKGVLEYSGSEMGNCLSRKHEETKRSDFYGLRKDIEVIDIDGDDAKEGGSEDSSIEEVVAWGCKKSDLDIAAAANDLEDSSIEELERRGCEKSDLLGQEVDDDVKILDGYDGKDSSVLTTGLDDENLKEESVVKMIDSLAMNPKSDSYFYVPLYRKLLGSVGKISDKLKRLQFQIELNEKSLETNRLLRPQKKEEQVKEDAISEPFVPLTEEEHDEVTCALSKSNRRKVLVTHKSSNIDITGEILQCLRPGAWLNDEVINVYLELLREREKREPQKFLKCHFFNTFFYKKLTSGTGGYNYQSVRRWTSQRKLGYSLLECDKIFVPIHKEIHWCLAVINKKDQKFQYLDSLRGKDRNVLKVLATYFVDEVKDKSGKYIDVSSWMEEFVEDLPEQKNGYDCGVFMIKNADFYSRDIGLCFNQGDMPYFRMRTAKELLRLKAD